Proteins found in one Aspergillus chevalieri M1 DNA, chromosome 2, nearly complete sequence genomic segment:
- the KLP5 gene encoding kinesin family protein (BUSCO:EOG09260BRA;~COG:Z;~EggNog:ENOG410PGBY;~InterPro:IPR019821,IPR036961,IPR027417,IPR027640, IPR001752;~PFAM:PF16796,PF00225;~go_function: GO:0003777 - microtubule motor activity [Evidence IEA];~go_function: GO:0005524 - ATP binding [Evidence IEA];~go_function: GO:0008017 - microtubule binding [Evidence IEA];~go_process: GO:0007018 - microtubule-based movement [Evidence IEA]): MPPESSDSSSISVAVRVRPFTIREAAQISKCEAGPLFLGDGSLAGAPTPKLQQKGLRSIIKVIDDRCLVFDPPEDNPVQKFSRSVVPNGKPRVKDQTFAFDRIFDQNASQGEVYEATSRSLLDNVLDGYNATVFAYGATGCGKTHTITGTTSQPGIIFLTMQELFERIEERSSEKVTEVSLSYLEIYNETIRDLLVPGGSKAGLMLREDSNKSVSVAGLSSHHPQSVQQVMDMIMQGNECRTMSPTEANATSSRSHAVLQINVAQKDRNADVNEPHTMATLSIIDLAGSERASATKNRGERLWEGANINKSLLALGSCINALCDPRKSNHVPYRNSKLTRLLKFSLGGNCKTVMIVCVSPSSQHFDETQNTLRYANRAKNIQTKVTRNVFNVNRHVKDFLVKIDEQMNLINELKAQQKNYEQVAFAKFKKQTEKKDGVLLEGVTRIRNAYEHSLPERQERTNSMVKLRQISRRIGLLSSWIAAFDNVCANYEDEEPLSNLQAIRKSAQGILLELEGSRQHYHQRLAKNAWDRGLNSALENAIRQLREFNISDNSDISNLNREAELLKANTEREALTALAEQDKVGDAATMQLLLQAQFEIITSIETIMQLSEAEAIEEGKMILMKMLNSCSTVTANIVKPDGSLPPIPPPSPPKASSPKKKRVSLINVPNPKALSAPITFAPTVTSPTKASPRRPKMKVGRKSVSFSPKKSQAKAPKRSVRWKDDEEDGSLAEFQKTPQKAPAAPAAPAALAPEDNTEHELPVQRTSPIPRGIPVPKRSPSLGSLGSSPIPAPPSEPTLNIPKSSRFQAGFLSKKNGSSPVLAPPSTSLPLSDNEKSPLRNIENSSFLNRPPAERPSRMPVRTSSGSVSSSPLSESKGSWKANKDDAIKINSAMRRISGGQFGSAVSANALRAHRRRSPTSASYGGGSSTENTMFTASQARRMAKNEETESKPRVLGPRTIPVMKSTAHRRSTFGGDLRASLTSRDAIRLSAMATPNLEKLSANNSGGAYW, from the exons ATGCCTCCCGAGTCGAGCGATTCTTCGTCTATTTCCGTCGCGGTTCGTGTGAGACCGTTCACCATCCGAGAGGCTGCTCAGATTTCAAAATGTGAGGCTGGACCTCTCTTTCTTGGTGATGGGTCTCTGGCCGGAGCACCCACACCGAAGCTGCAACAGAAGGGACTCAGGTCGATCATCAAGGTCATCGACGACAGATGTCT AGTGTTCGATCCCCCCGAAGATAACCCCGTTCAGAAATTCTCGAGGAGCGTCGTCCCCAACGGAAAGCCGCGTGTCAAGGACCAGACCTTTGCCTTTGACCGGATCTTCGACCAGAATGCCTCGCAGGGAGAGGTCTATGAGGCTACTTCCAGAAGCCTTCTCGATAATGTTCTCGACGGCTACAATGCTACGGTATTTGCTTATGGTGCGACCGGATGTGGGAAAACACACACCATCACTGGCACCACTTCACAGCCAGGTATCATTTTTCTCACTATGCAAGAGCTGTTCGAGCGTATCGAAGAGAGATCGTCGGAGAAAGTAACCGAAGTGTCCCTGTCGTACCTCGAAATTTACAACGAGACGATCCGCGATCTTTTGGTTCCCGGTGGAAGCAAAGCCGGCTTGATGCTGCGAGAGGATTCGAACAAATCAGTCTCAGTGGCTGGCTTGTCCAGTCATCACCCGCAGAGTGTGCAGCAGGTCATGGACATGATTATGCAGGGTAACGAATGCCGTACTATGTCTCCGACCGAAGCGAATGCAACCTCCTCGCGATCCCACGCCGTTCTACAGATAAATGTCGCCCAAAAGGACCGCAACGCTGATGTCAACGAACCGCATACAATGGCAACACTGAGTATCATCGACCTGGCTGGTAGTGAACGTGCGAGTGCGACAAAGAACAGAGGAGAAAGGCTGTGGGAGGGTGCCAACATCAACAAGTCGTTACTTGCCCTGGGCAGCTGCATCAACGCGCTCTGCGATCCACGCAAGAGCAACCACGTCCCTTATCGCAACTCGAAATTGACACGACTTCTCAAGTTTTCTCTCGGTGGTAACTGCAAGACGGTGATGATTGTCTGTGTCAGTCCATCGAGTCAGCATTTTGATGAAACCCAGAACACTTTGCGATACGCGAACCGGGCGAAGAACATTCAGACCAAAGTCACGAGAAACGTGTTTAATGTCAACCGTCATGTCAAGGATTTCTTGGTGAAGATCGATGAGCAGATGAATCTAATTAATGAACTTAAGGCACAGCAAAAGAATTATGAACAGGTTGCTTTTGCCAAATTCAAGAAACAGACCGAGAAGAAAGATGGCGTCCTTCTAGAAGGTGTGACTCGTATTCGCAATGCATACGAGCACTCGCTGCCGGAGAGACAGGAACGGACCAACAGTATGGTCAAGTTGAGACAGATCAGCCGCCGGATCGGCTTGCTGTCCTCTTGGATTGCTGCTTTCGATAATGTTTGCGCGAActacgaagacgaagagccACTGTCAAACCTCCAGGCTATCCGCAAGTCGGCTCAGGGAATACTCTTGGAGTTGGAAGGGAGCCGACAGCACTACCACCAGCGGTTGGCCAAGAATGCATGGGATCGTGGGCTGAACTCCGCCCTCGAGAATGCTATTCGTCAGCTCAGGGAATTCAATATCTCCGACAACAGTGACATTTCTAACCTCAATCGCGAAGCTGAGTTACTCAAGGCTAACACGGAGCGGGAGGCCCTGACTGCTTTGGCAGAGCAAGACAAGGTCGGGGATGCGGCAACAATGCAGCTACTTTTGCAGGCTCAGTTCGAAATTATCACTTCTATTGAGACCATCATGCAGCTGAGTGAAGCAGAGGCAATTGAGGAAGGCAAGATGATCCTCATGAAAATGTTGAATTCTTGCTCTACCGTTACGGCCAATATCGTCAAGCCGGATGGCAGCTTGCCCCCGATCCCTCCGCCTAGCCCGCCCAAGGCTAGCTCtcccaagaagaagagggtgaGCCTTATCAACGTACCTAACCCAAAGGCCTTGAGCGCTCCCATAACTTTCGCCCCGACAGTCACCTCTCCCACGAAGGCATCTCCTCGTCGTCCCAAGATGAAAGTGGGCAGGAAGAGTGTCAGCTTCTCTCCAAAGAAGTCTCAAGCGAAAGCACCTAAACGAAGTGTTCGATGgaaagatgatgaagaggatggtTCTCTGGCTGAATTTCAGAAAACTCCCCAAAAGGCTCCAGCTGCTCCAGCTGCTCCAGCCGCTTTAGCCCCAGAAGATAACACTGAACATGAGCTACCGGTGCAGCGGACATCCCCTATTCCCCGGGGCATTCCAGTGCCAAAGAGGAGTCCCTCTCTGGGCTCTCTGGGTTCTTCTCCAATTCCAGCACCGCCTTCGGAGCCAACCCTGAACATTCCCAAGAGTAGCAGGTTTCAAGCTGGGTTCTTGTCGAAAAAGAACGGCAGCTCTCCGGTCCTTGCGCCCCCTTCGACAAGCTTGCCTCTGTCCGATAACGAGAAGTCACCCCTTCGAAACATCGAGAACAGTAGCTTCTTGAACCGTCCTCCTGCTGAACGCCCGTCTCGAATGCCAGTGCGAACATCCAGCGGAAGCGTTTCTAGCAGCCCTTTGTCTGAAAGTAAGGGCAGCTGGAAGGCAAACAAGGACGACGCTATCAAGATTAACTCTGCGATGAGACGCATCTCGGGTGGTCAATTTGGCTCTGCAGTTTCTGCGAACGCCCTCCGTGCCCACCGCCGACGGAGCCCAACTTCTGCATCGTACGGAGGAGGTTCATCTACCGAGAACACCATGTTCACCGCCTCTCAGGCCAGACGAATGGCGAAGAACGAGGAAACCGAGTCCAAGCCACGGGTCTTGGGTCCTAGAACGATTCCTGTCATGAAGAGCACAGCGCATAGACGTTCTACGTTTGGCGGTGACCTCCGGGCCAGCCTCACGAGCCGGGATGCCATCCGGCTTAGTGCTATGGCAACCCCAAATCTTGAAAAGCTCTCAGCGAACAACTCAGGGGGTGCTTACTGGTAA
- the MXR1 gene encoding peptide-methionine-S-sulfoxide reductase (COG:O;~EggNog:ENOG410PI59;~InterPro:IPR036509,IPR002569;~PFAM:PF01625;~go_function: GO:0008113 - peptide-methionine (S)-S-oxide reductase activity [Evidence IEA];~go_process: GO:0055114 - oxidation-reduction process [Evidence IEA]) — MTFAPAIGSTLFSRLFRPFSTSSPFFSLAPESASRNSNQMSEKATVAAGCFWGVEHLFRKEFGNGKGLLDARVGYSGGNTSSPTYRAVCSGNTGHAEALQVTFDPSIVSYRQLLEFFYRMHDPTTLNRQGPDVGTQYRSAVFTHGDEQHKIAHDITDKVSKEWYKQPLSTQIIEAGEWWDAEDYHQLYLKKNPSGYECPAHFVRSFPPLSA; from the exons ATGACGTTTGCGCCCGCGATTGGCTCAACACTTTTCTCACGACTTTTCCGTCCTTTCTCGACTAGTTCCccgttcttttctttggcACCCGAGTCGGCCTCGCGCAACAGCAATCAAATGTCGGAGAAAGCTACAGTGGCGGCAGGCTGTTTCTGGGGCGTGGAGCACCTGTTCCGGAAGGAATTCGGCAATGGAAAAGGTCTCTTGGATGCTAGGGTGGGATATTCTGGCGGAAACACCTCGTCGCCGACGTACCGGGCTGTGTGTAGCGGGAATACTGGTC ATGCCGAAGCCCTCCAGGTAACCTTCGACCCCTCCATCGTCAGCTACCGCCAGCTTCTGGAATTCTTCTACCGCATGCACGACCCCACAACGCTCAACCGCCAGGGCCCGGACGTCGGCACCCAGTACCGCAGCGCGGTCTTCACGCACGGCGATGAACAGCACAAGATTGCGCACGATATCACGGACAAGGTTAGCAAGGAGTGGTATAAGCAGCCGCTTAGCACGCAGATTATTGAGGCGGGTGAGTGGTGGGATGCGGAGGACTATCACCAGTTGTATTTGAAGAAGAACCCGTCGGGATATGAATGTCCTGCTCA CTTCGTGAGGTCTTTCCCGCCGCTTTCTGCGTGA
- a CDS encoding uncharacterized protein (COG:S;~EggNog:ENOG410PXXS) has protein sequence MSNPDPLSWTLLFKKHKTTVLLMLLPQESITNTKTALLNALKARGLTEINGDPLPEDASDIEFGVAVDKNDLEKGWTRLEVGGPDFAEEEESKKNAGKKASGSISLQGVDLRNGQSIAFRFKKLVDGEKAVKKDGEDIDIDLELEDPGWDVVVPKFDDEEEVEQ, from the exons ATG TCTAACCCAGACCCTCTGAGCTGGACTCTCCTCTTCAAGAAGCACAAGACAACCGTGCTTCTCATGCTCCTACCACAAGAAtccatcacaaacaccaagACTGCTCTACTAAATGCACTCAAAGCTCGCGGATTGACGGAAATTAACGGAGACCCTCTTCCTGAAGACGCCTCGGATATTGAATTTGGAGTTGCCGTGGACAAGAATGATCTAGAGAAAGGCTGGACACGACTGGAGGTGGGGGGGCCAGATTtcgcagaggaagaggaatcaAAGAAAAACGCTGGGAAGAAGGCTAGTGGCTCGATAAGCTTACAGGGTGTTGATCTTCGGAATGGACAGTCTATCGCTTttaggttcaagaagctcgTTGATGGCGAGAAGGCTGTGAAGAAGGATGGAGAGGATATCGATATTGACCTGGAACTTGAGGACCCTGGCTGGGATGTTGTTGTTCCCAAAttcgatgatgaagaggaagtcgAGCAGTGA